Genomic DNA from Hordeum vulgare subsp. vulgare chromosome 2H, MorexV3_pseudomolecules_assembly, whole genome shotgun sequence:
ttggggcatttcatcaaacaccttgtgtgcataagaggaaccaaaagcaaacctacacccccttgtgaagcttgtgaagagaagtggcaccaaatggctaagtgagtgtgctgaactggtatatataggggaggagctttagtcgcggttggcctggccaaccgcgactaaaggcctttgggcacctttagtcgcggttggcctggccaaccgcgactaaagcccctcacgtgcaccagctggccaccgagcgccctggcccaggcctttggtcgcggttcgtctgccgaaccgcggctaaagaattcattagtcgcggttcctacagtgtcgcgacttatggggctggacggaagcctctttttctaccagtgCCCACACGCATGGATTGTCGTCCATTGGTTGTCTCACGAATCTTGGCAACTTTTGTCTGGATtttttttgccacgtaggactcgcCTGGTGTGTGGACGTTTAACCATTTCGCCCGCGCGTCCGTTTCTCTCTCAAATTGCTCGCAGCTGCCAAGCCGGCATGTGGCATGAAGCAACATGGCTCAAACGTCTCTGTTACCATCCATTTTGCCACGTCAAAACAGACGACATGAGTGTAAATATTTTTGATTTTGACGCTTAAAATTGATTTATCTCCTAATTAAAAAAGCCAATTAAAAATACGTTTTCACAATTAAATCTgtctcgacgagatcttcaaagcTAGATTCCATGTTGATATGTTTCGACGAAAAAAACTTTTGGCAAAAAGTTGCTACGATGTTTACACAGTAGTTGCCCTAGTGTTTATATGAAAGTTGCCATGACatgttctatctattttttcttctagatttaaaaTTACCGTTATATTTTCAACTACTTTTTACGGGaatttttattaattgaccatgGAAATTTTTTCACCATGGTAATTTCCCATGACAATTTGAGTTTATGGTTTATGGCAAGTCTAGTTTATTAATTCCCCATTTTATAATATGTCAAATTTTATTTTTAAAGGtagaagaaaaaaatagttgAACCATATAATAGCAACTTCACTGTAAAAAATCATGGCAATTCATGTGCGATAGACATGCCACCTTTTAACCCAAAAAAAGTCGTCAAAACATCACAATTCCAGTACTTTGACCATGGAAATTATTTTTTATATGAACCATGGCAAATATAAGTACATGTAGAATGGAAAATTTAAGTAATTCGCCATGCGAGTGTAAGCGCGTATGTATGAGCGCTTGCGTTTGTACTGTGTTAAAAAAAAGTATTTCACCTTGgcaattttagtttatggttcatgGCAAGTCTAGTTTTTTAATTCCCAATTTTATAATATGTCAAAATTTACTTTTAAAggtagaagagaaaataattgaAACATATCATAACAACTTCAGTGTAAACGCCATGGTAATTCATCTGCAATAGACATGACAATTTTAACCCCAAAAAAAGTCGTTGAGAAATATTGATATgaaatctagtttcgaagatctcgtcccggatgatttaatgatgaaaacggaTCTTCAATCGGATTTTTCATttaaaagataaaacattttaaaaactgaAAATCCAAAAGATTtccaagtacatgcatgcatgcggtgACGTGAGACGTGTGGGCGGATATTATGGCAAGTCAGGTCCTGCGGGCGGGCGATTGTCTCAGCCACCAAACGTAAGGGCTGCGATTTGAGACGCCCGGACGTGCGCGTGCGGCACGTACCTCCCATTTGCCACACATGCGGCAGATATCGCGATCCTTTTTATTAAGGTGATTAATATTTTAAAAATGGTCTTCTTCTTTTACCATATTTGGTACCAGCAAATGCTGAAAAAGCTATTTCATAGCAAAAACTCGCATGAAAGTACAAATTATTTGATATTTTGTTGTAATATGTGCCCTCTTAAGTCAGCTATGTAGTACAAACAATCGTTCAGTTTGGATTGACGCACCACCAGCTTTTATTCGTAATTCTTTAGCAACCCATGTAAGTATTATTTGATTAATAAAGCTAGCAGGCCTTCCCTTAAAAAAACAGCTATATACTCTGTAGTAGCATGTGCCTATTTTTATGTCAAAAATTTAAATATCAAAAATTGGGGTGCACTACCAAAACACAAGCAAAAAATGATAAACGGACGGTGCGGGTTGGGGGGAGGGGGAGCCCCTCCCGCGTCATCGAAACACAACTTGCGAGCTTAAACTCACCCCATAAAACGCTCGTAAAGTTCGTGGATACATATCATTACTCAAAATAGTCCCCCAGTCAAGAAcaaaacacaatcatgcaaaacGCATGTAGAAAGCAAGCCATGAAACCCTGCGACAACTAACTTGCTTGCATAGAGGTTGCGTCGATTAATTTAGATCGGAGGAAGTAGTTCTTTTAAATGAACAACTCTGGACTTGGGGCTTTGTTATTAGAGTGACGAAGTGGGACGTTGATGCTGCGACTTGTTCGTACGTCTATCCAACAAGGTGATCACGCTGACAAAGTACCGGTAGTATTTATGATGTCCATGATACATGTAAAAACACATCAACGAACGAACAATACAAGAACTTTAACTGAAGATAAATACAGACTCCCATCAATGAAGGGCCTTGGACATGAACGCAACGCCGGTGTCTTTCCCTGCGAACGGTGCTATGATCTAGGCACGTACACCGTACAAGTAGAGATAATCATGGGTGAGCAGGGACCGCCGGAAGCACCACCACCGGGCCGGTAATGGTACTGGTACCCGTAATGGTTCCCAGTAGCGGGAGAGTCGGGACCGTAGGGAGCGTCGGGAGTGTGGGGAGCGTCGGTGCCGTGGGGAGCGTCGGGGTCGTGGGGAGCGTCACAGCTGGCAAGTCCGGCAACCCCATAGCCTTGGACTCGCCGACGCCGCCGCCGACACCGGCACCGCGTGTCGCTGCAGCCTTCTCGTTCAGCTCCCTCCCGTCGCAGGACGCGAGCAGCACCACTAGCAGGAGCGCGACGGCGAGACACTTTGCCATTGCTAACTGGGAGGCTCTGGTAATGCTAAGGAGATTGTGTCGTGTGTGGCTCTGTTGGAGTGAGCTTAGGCTTAGCATTGTGTACGCCGCTTCTTATAGGCGAGTTGCACGGGGTGGCGGTGCGTCGTCCGCGCAGGAGAGGAGGATAGAATAGGTAGAGGTGCGACATGCGGCCCGTCCTTCTCAGGTCACGGGCGGAGGGAGAGATGCAATGATGCATGCAGGTATGGCGGCATGTCAATGTCGATGAATTGGAATGGGGCGGATGGTTTTATTGTCCGTGAATCCGTGCCGACGGGTGGTCTTATCACAGTCGAGAAGTCGAGATCACAAAAATGTTAGACATACAAAGAGTTACTTAAATTACACGTTGATTACGATTTTTTCTTTCTAACTAATCACTTTTTTTGATTTTCAAGGGAGGGTGGAGCCCTCATTCCCCTTAATCTTTAATTAAAATCCACTTCTTTGTAAAacctactccctcctttccggtttatagggttCAAATCtaaaatctcatcaaccaaggtgaattgtaAGTGGATGACACTAGCtttaactagccaatgaaatatttaCTCACATATTCAATTTTCAAGGCAATAAATGTAACATTCTCCTTCTCATTGGACTTTCATGATGGATGTAGAAAATGATGCATACATAGCCACTCATCTCTTTTCTTcaaactctatgaattaaatatggcatgggactcaaagcactttaactctATTAGACTtaaaatgagcctaatataatggaaatctgaaaattttgagatgAGCCCTGTAAACCAGAAAGGAGGGAGTATGTAAACTTATGTATGTGTAGCATTGCTGATCGAGGTGAGAGCATCTCCACCCGCACCACAACAGACCCATCAAGAGGACTTCTTTTCCGCCGACGCAAAAAATATCCTCAAATTCCGTAGGTCATTTTTCGGTCCAGCGATTTCAGCCCGAATCCAAAGCGTTGGGGCACTTGAAGCTCCGATGGAAGGAAAAGTGGCCGCAAGAAATGCCTTTTCCCATTCAGATACGATCCACGCGCGGTAGAACATCACTTCCCCTTTCATCGTCATATTGATACCGGCACCATTCCCCTGCCCACGGTCGCTGTCTCACAGCTAGAAAGGCCATTCCCATACCGCAAAGAGTGAGTTTCGTCGTGACGGCCTCCATCCCCGCTACTCGCCGAGCTTTCCAAAGGTCCGACCACGCAAGCGAGGATACCGGCGGCTACCCGTCCACCACGCCCGCTAGATGTTTGGTGATTTGTCTGTTCTCTTGCAGCTGTTGATCATCAGGTACTGAAATTATGGGTTGTCTTCCTTAATGTGCGTCAAGAGATCCGAGACCTACAGGTACAACAAAAATTGCAACACGATCTGATGAAACACCTATGGAGGTCTCAAAGGCAATGCCAAGTTTGATGTATTTTAATTGTGTTTGAATTATGAACTTGCTTCATTAAActatttgatttgtattgatATGAACTATGTGTCGAATCAGAGTTCGAACTCGACGGTTGAAGGAGGAAGGGGCAACTGGAGACGTTGGAAGC
This window encodes:
- the LOC123430803 gene encoding periaxin-like, whose translation is MAKCLAVALLLVVLLASCDGRELNEKAAATRGAGVGGGVGESKAMGLPDLPAVTLPTTPTLPTAPTLPTLPTLPTVPTLPLLGTITGTSTITGPVVVLPAVPAHP